A stretch of DNA from Juglans microcarpa x Juglans regia isolate MS1-56 chromosome 5D, Jm3101_v1.0, whole genome shotgun sequence:
tAGTTTCAAGCTGGTAAtagttcaatttttatttatttttgctaattaataaagctttattttaatcttatgCGGTAAGCTTGTATTCTTTACTTCCATTTCTGAATTCTATGATCTTGACGTACTTGATCTTTGTCATTTTTCTGTTCTAATTACTCGTATTACAAGCTAATTCTGATCGATCCCATGCATCTTGGTTGCTATCAAATAATATGGGGAATTTATTACAGCAAAAGATGCTTATATTTTCCTCAACAATTGGTTCCTCAAATTCCCATCATATAGAAAGCGAACCTTTTACATTGCAGGGGAAAGCTATGCAGGTATTGCATTTTTTACCAAATGATTTGCAGCTCAGGCATTTGAACTGAATTCCTATAAATCATATACTGATCAGACTCGATCGATCCCCACATGATCAACAGGAAAATATGTTCCAGAGCTTGCTGAGCTCATATATGACATGAACAAGGATCCTAATTCCCTTCAAATAGATCTCCAGGGTATTTTGGTATGATCCTTAAAAATTAAGTTCAGAATTATACACATTTcaaacccatgcatgcatgtttaaaCTTAGGGACGCGTATTTcttatttttgagaaatatacATGGTACTAACTTAATTAGTAATCTTTCTCAAACTGCATGCAGTTGGGTAATCCCGAAACATCTGATGCTGAGGACTGGAGAGGCTTAGTGGATTATGCTTGGAGCCATGCTGTGATATCAGATGAGACTCATAAACTAATCAGAGAAAGCTGTGATTTCGAGGGCAATGATACATGGAGCAACAATGATTGTACGGAAGGCATTGATGAAGTACTCAAACAGTACAAGGAGATTGATATCTATAGCCTCTACACTTCAGTCTGCATTGGCAATTCAGCTGGTTCAGATGACAGATCATTGCCACTTATGATATTGATGAAGCGCACGTCTAAGACTAAGATGGTAAGCAGAACTTTTTATGATTTCTAAGGGTATATTAATTACCGTTTCAACTCTGTACAGAGACGATATTCGAATTCTGTCATGACCAGACtctcaaataatattagaaGCTATTTACTCTAGGCATCTAGCTATTTACTCAAGGAAATCGACATATTTTTACGGGAGGGATTTTTTATGTGCCAGATACCAAGAGTCATGGGTGGTTATGACCCATGCCTTGATGAATATGCAAAAGCATTCTACAACAGACCAGATGTTCAGAAGGCTCTACATGCTAGCGATGGCCACCAGCTCAAGAACTGGAGCATCTGCAAGTAATAATTTCCCCCCTCTATTTTTCGTTGATAGCTATGATCAGTACTCAACATTCTACCACTGAACCTAAAATTTTGGATGTAGTATGAAGATATTCGAGGAGTGGTCGGATTCAAAGCCATCTGTTCTCCCTATATACAAGAAGCTTATTACTGCAGGACTTAGAATATGGGTGTACAGGTAAATGTTCCCTAGCtacctaattatatataaaatttcttcATTATATAATTGTGACACGCACACACATCAAATAAATCTTTAATTATGGTGTTTCTTTGTGGGTGTCTCAGTGGAGACACGGATGGAAGAGTTCCTGTACTGTCCACCAGATACAGCCTCAGTTCACTGGGACTGCCCATAACTAAGGCATGGAGGCCCTGGTACCACCAAAAAGAGGTAATCATGACGCGCGGCAAAAGTCAATATTGCAGAATCCAAATGATCTTTGGTTTAGTTTATCCTGATATTGACAATATACAATCAAATCCTTTCTTTAATTGATTGATAGTAAtcttaatatatgaataatcaaGTTtgtctgatatatatatagagtggTGCTACTGGTACCGAAGATTTGTCCCGAAAGTTATCCCGAatggtgtattttatttttttatttttcatttcatttttttatctatttttttaatcatcataaatatttttaaaaaaaataaaaaattcataatattattaaaaaatacttttttaatcattaagtaaaaataaaaaaataaaaaaaataaaaaaatatttcggGAGAAATCTTTGGGATCCATTTTCGGGATCCCaagcatttctcatatatatatatatatatatacacatgcacttacatatataaaatactgCTTAAAAAGTTTTCTCCACTAGATAATATATTGCGTGtcttttcatctcaaatatgaTGGAAATAGCTAGCGTCGCAATTAGTATatttctattaattatta
This window harbors:
- the LOC121264112 gene encoding serine carboxypeptidase-like 31, encoding MDFVSKMTVDLRNTLLALTVLLSVKPVVCDHSRRLELWDSGKKGTSGGNGDLVTDLPGQPNVAFRHYAGYVTVNEAHGRALFYWFYEASTRADEKPLVLWLNGGPGCSSVGYGATQEIGPFIVDTNGNGLKHNPYSWNTKANMLFLESPIGVGFSYSNTTSDYNNLGDDFTAKDAYIFLNNWFLKFPSYRKRTFYIAGESYAGKYVPELAELIYDMNKDPNSLQIDLQGILLGNPETSDAEDWRGLVDYAWSHAVISDETHKLIRESCDFEGNDTWSNNDCTEGIDEVLKQYKEIDIYSLYTSVCIGNSAGSDDRSLPLMILMKRTSKTKMIPRVMGGYDPCLDEYAKAFYNRPDVQKALHASDGHQLKNWSICNMKIFEEWSDSKPSVLPIYKKLITAGLRIWVYSGDTDGRVPVLSTRYSLSSLGLPITKAWRPWYHQKEVSGWFQEYEGLMFATFRGAGHAVPCFKPSNSLAFFSAFLLGEAPPSAR